In Streptomyces sp. NBC_00704, a genomic segment contains:
- a CDS encoding LacI family DNA-binding transcriptional regulator — MTSAPGSPPEGRARLTDVAALAGVSVGTASKALNGGGRMRPETRQRVMDAVAELGFRPNQHAQSLHSGRSWTVGLMTTDGIGRFSTPVLLGAEDALGAGKISVLLCDTRGDAIREQHHLRNLMDRRVDGIIVAGRRTDPRPPLPGVESVPVVYALSPSTDPSDASVVTDDRGGVRLAIEHLVSTGRTRIAHVTGPEHHAAARERARFAVEELAGASLEPSTGRIHYGEWSEAWGRRAADAVLRTAPDTDAFFCGNDQIARGVADALRERGVTVPADVAVVGYDNWDTMALASRPPLTTVDTNLAEIGRIAALELLRAIDAEPRPGVHTVPCRLVVRESS; from the coding sequence GTGACCTCTGCTCCAGGCTCTCCCCCCGAAGGCCGGGCCCGGCTGACCGATGTCGCCGCCCTCGCCGGCGTCAGCGTCGGCACGGCGTCGAAGGCCCTGAACGGCGGGGGGCGGATGCGTCCCGAGACGCGTCAGCGCGTGATGGACGCGGTGGCGGAGCTGGGGTTCAGGCCGAACCAGCACGCGCAGAGCCTGCACAGCGGACGCAGCTGGACGGTCGGTCTGATGACGACGGACGGCATCGGCCGCTTCAGCACGCCGGTGCTGCTGGGCGCCGAGGACGCACTGGGAGCGGGGAAGATCTCCGTGCTGCTGTGCGACACCCGGGGCGACGCCATCCGCGAGCAGCACCACTTGCGCAATCTCATGGACCGCCGGGTGGACGGCATCATCGTCGCCGGACGCCGTACCGACCCGCGGCCGCCGCTGCCCGGTGTGGAGTCCGTTCCCGTCGTCTACGCGCTCTCCCCGTCCACCGATCCGTCGGACGCCTCCGTCGTCACCGACGACCGCGGGGGCGTGCGGCTGGCGATCGAGCACCTGGTGTCCACCGGACGCACCCGCATCGCGCACGTCACCGGTCCCGAGCACCACGCGGCCGCCCGGGAACGGGCGCGGTTCGCGGTCGAGGAACTGGCGGGCGCCTCACTGGAGCCGTCGACGGGACGCATCCACTACGGCGAGTGGAGCGAGGCGTGGGGCCGCCGCGCCGCCGACGCGGTGCTGCGCACGGCCCCCGACACGGACGCCTTCTTCTGCGGCAACGACCAGATCGCCCGGGGGGTGGCGGACGCCCTGCGCGAGCGCGGGGTGACGGTGCCGGCGGACGTCGCCGTCGTCGGCTACGACAACTGGGACACCATGGCCCTGGCCAGCCGCCCGCCCCTCACCACCGTCGACACCAACCTCGCCGAGATCGGGCGGATCGCCGCCCTGGAGCTGCTGCGCGCCATCGACGCCGAGCCGCGCCCCGGCGTGCACACCGTGCCGTGCCGGCTGGTCGTCCGCGAGTCCAGCTGA
- a CDS encoding RICIN domain-containing protein, with product MSRTRSPLPVRLGAGVAVAALSAAALATAAPADAAPTSATTLVVDAGRTLRPVTHVATGSLYGLADNATPTDSLVQALKPNTFVQMAPGGSQLPNGEPRPAGDALVVAPKAARAGAKVVVRMPDWYPNFPYRWVSWADWLSAVDKQVASVQSSGATNISAYELWNEPDWTWDTAKAGAFDDGWARTFREVRAKDARTPIQGPSHSAWNQSWMTSFLTDAKASGTVPDVIAWHELQGSSGIAAHVAAYRSLESSLGISPRPIDIEEYGTPDEMGDSGALIGYAAKFERAGVRDAELAFWNHYGTLGDTLTDTGGSPNGSYWTYKWYGDMSGNMLVTTPPAQTGIDGIASLNGAGNQIGVVAGGCSGSCAVTVKGLSSLPAFGGTVHVKLEYSPNTGRLTASPGPITVSEANYTVSGGSITVPVTMNAADGYHLVITPSGTNTSLAGRYQITNKNSGLALDTSGAGTAQGTAVVQSTSTTATDQNWTLTAAGSGLYKIVNQKSGLLLGITNAGTADGGTALIWGDNGTADHLWQVIPARDGYYKIANYNSGRLLGVDGMSTSSGARVLQWTDNGTADHLWRLTSR from the coding sequence ATGAGCCGCACCAGATCACCCCTGCCCGTACGCCTCGGCGCCGGCGTCGCCGTGGCCGCGCTGTCGGCCGCCGCCCTGGCCACCGCGGCGCCGGCCGACGCGGCGCCCACCTCCGCCACCACGCTGGTCGTCGACGCCGGCCGGACCCTGCGTCCGGTCACCCATGTCGCCACGGGCAGCCTCTACGGCCTCGCGGACAACGCCACCCCCACCGACAGCCTGGTCCAGGCGCTGAAGCCGAACACGTTCGTGCAGATGGCGCCGGGCGGCTCCCAGCTGCCCAACGGCGAGCCCCGGCCGGCCGGCGACGCCCTGGTCGTCGCGCCGAAGGCGGCCCGCGCCGGCGCCAAGGTCGTCGTACGGATGCCGGACTGGTACCCGAACTTCCCCTACCGGTGGGTGAGCTGGGCGGACTGGCTGTCCGCCGTCGACAAGCAGGTCGCCTCCGTGCAGTCCTCGGGCGCGACGAACATCAGCGCCTACGAACTGTGGAACGAGCCCGACTGGACCTGGGACACCGCGAAGGCCGGCGCGTTCGACGACGGGTGGGCACGCACCTTCAGGGAGGTCCGCGCCAAGGACGCCAGGACGCCCATCCAGGGACCCAGCCACTCTGCCTGGAACCAGTCCTGGATGACCTCGTTCCTCACCGACGCCAAGGCGAGCGGCACGGTCCCCGACGTCATCGCCTGGCACGAACTCCAGGGCAGCTCCGGCATCGCCGCCCATGTCGCCGCCTACCGCTCGCTGGAGTCGAGCCTCGGCATCAGCCCGCGCCCCATCGACATCGAGGAGTACGGCACCCCCGACGAGATGGGCGACAGCGGCGCGCTCATCGGCTACGCCGCCAAGTTCGAGCGGGCCGGAGTGCGCGACGCGGAACTCGCCTTCTGGAACCACTACGGCACCCTCGGCGACACCCTCACCGACACCGGCGGCTCGCCCAACGGCTCGTACTGGACCTACAAGTGGTACGGCGACATGTCCGGCAACATGCTGGTCACCACGCCTCCCGCCCAGACCGGCATCGACGGCATCGCCTCCCTCAACGGCGCGGGCAACCAGATCGGCGTCGTCGCCGGCGGGTGCAGCGGCTCCTGCGCCGTGACGGTGAAGGGCCTCTCCTCGCTTCCGGCGTTCGGCGGCACCGTCCACGTGAAGCTGGAGTACAGCCCGAACACCGGCCGTCTCACCGCCTCCCCCGGTCCTATCACCGTCTCCGAGGCGAACTACACCGTCTCGGGCGGCTCGATCACCGTGCCCGTCACCATGAACGCCGCCGACGGCTACCACCTGGTGATCACCCCGAGCGGCACGAACACCTCGCTGGCCGGGCGCTACCAGATCACCAACAAGAACAGCGGACTCGCCCTGGACACCAGCGGTGCGGGCACCGCACAGGGCACCGCCGTCGTGCAGTCCACGTCCACCACCGCCACCGACCAGAACTGGACCCTGACCGCCGCCGGTTCGGGCCTGTACAAGATCGTCAACCAGAAGAGCGGCCTGCTGCTCGGCATCACCAACGCGGGCACCGCTGACGGCGGCACCGCGCTCATCTGGGGCGACAACGGCACCGCCGACCACCTCTGGCAGGTCATCCCGGCCCGTGACGGCTACTACAAGATCGCCAACTACAACAGCGGCCGGCTGCTCGGCGTCGACGGCATGAGCACGTCTTCGGGCGCGCGGGTCCTGCAGTGGACCGACAACGGCACGGCGGACCACCTCTGGAGGCTGACCTCGCGCTGA
- a CDS encoding AMIN-like domain-containing (lipo)protein, translated as MMRSRTVWATTALLTVTLGASMAPAVAAPATAAPAAAVVCPTGWGSLGKTYLASATTSVTNVRTGRHDCYDRFVVDVPGASADRLGFSVGYVDQLYQDGSGRPIPVGGGAILEIRVDAPAYDVQTGASTYPGRVAQPLPGVDLAGYRTFRDTRYGGSFEGVTQFGLGVRARLPFRVLRQADHLVVDVAHTW; from the coding sequence ATGATGCGAAGCAGAACCGTCTGGGCCACCACCGCCCTTCTCACCGTCACGCTCGGCGCGTCCATGGCTCCCGCCGTGGCAGCGCCCGCCACCGCGGCGCCCGCCGCCGCCGTCGTCTGTCCCACCGGCTGGGGCAGTCTCGGCAAGACGTACCTCGCCTCCGCCACCACGTCGGTGACGAACGTGCGCACCGGCCGCCACGACTGCTACGACCGGTTCGTCGTCGACGTGCCCGGCGCGAGCGCCGACCGCCTCGGCTTCTCCGTCGGATACGTCGACCAGCTCTACCAGGACGGCTCGGGCCGCCCCATCCCCGTCGGCGGCGGGGCCATCCTGGAGATCCGGGTCGACGCGCCCGCGTACGACGTCCAGACCGGCGCCTCCACCTATCCGGGCCGGGTCGCCCAGCCCCTGCCCGGCGTCGACCTCGCCGGGTACCGCACCTTCCGGGACACCCGCTACGGCGGGAGCTTCGAGGGCGTCACGCAGTTCGGACTCGGCGTGCGGGCCCGCCTGCCGTTCCGGGTGCTGCGCCAGGCCGACCACCTCGTGGTGGACGTCGCGCACACCTGGTGA
- a CDS encoding polysaccharide deacetylase family protein has translation MARHGGRGWYGRVFAAAIGVTTVAAVTSVWTAQAGPASGAHADAGVSASPSPGSPGSVPAKVSVDIAHASDHGAHGVNITVDDGPDPNWTPQVLEVLRENGVKATFCMVGTQAKAYPDMVKAVVAEGHRLCDHTVSHDTTMDKKSESYQSQQILDAERMITEASGGVRPLYYRAPGGAFTPYSRNLAASHGMRPLGWNVDTKDFEKPGSAAIVATVKSEVSNGPTILFHDAGGDRSETVAALREVLPWLKQQGYSFGFPVR, from the coding sequence ATGGCGCGGCATGGCGGGCGGGGTTGGTACGGCCGGGTATTCGCGGCGGCGATCGGGGTCACGACAGTTGCGGCCGTCACCTCGGTGTGGACCGCGCAGGCCGGTCCCGCCTCCGGCGCGCACGCGGACGCGGGCGTGTCGGCGAGCCCGTCCCCGGGCAGTCCCGGCTCGGTCCCGGCGAAGGTGTCGGTGGACATCGCCCACGCCTCCGACCACGGCGCCCACGGCGTCAACATCACCGTGGACGACGGGCCGGACCCGAACTGGACCCCGCAAGTGCTCGAGGTGCTGCGGGAGAACGGCGTCAAGGCGACCTTCTGCATGGTGGGCACGCAGGCCAAGGCCTACCCGGACATGGTCAAGGCGGTCGTGGCGGAGGGGCACCGGCTCTGCGACCACACCGTGTCGCACGACACCACGATGGACAAGAAGTCCGAGAGCTACCAGTCGCAGCAGATCCTGGACGCCGAACGCATGATCACCGAGGCGTCGGGCGGCGTCCGGCCCCTGTACTACCGGGCTCCGGGCGGCGCGTTCACCCCGTACAGCCGCAACCTCGCCGCCTCGCACGGAATGCGGCCGCTGGGCTGGAACGTCGACACCAAGGACTTCGAGAAGCCGGGCTCGGCCGCCATCGTGGCGACCGTCAAGAGCGAGGTCTCCAACGGCCCGACGATCCTCTTCCACGACGCGGGCGGCGACCGGTCGGAGACCGTGGCCGCCCTGCGCGAGGTCCTTCCGTGGCTGAAGCAGCAGGGCTACTCCTTCGGCTTCCCGGTGCGCTGA
- a CDS encoding YihY/virulence factor BrkB family protein, with amino-acid sequence MAARANSHDGRAQAPASGREQTAGPDDRVERNQPDEPAQLPKRSWWAVLKGTVREFQDDELTDRAAALTYYGVLSLFPALLVLVSLLGVAGKSATDEVLDNLRKVTPGSARDVISDAVQQLEGRGGVGSVMAVVGLVLAVWSASGYTAAFIRSANAVYDMPEGRPVWKVLPIRVGVTVVLLVLAVVSALIVVFTGGLARQAGAALGVGDTALTVWSIAKWPVLVVLVTVMVGILYWAAPNVRGRGFRWITPGSVVALLIWLVASAGFAFYVANFASYNKTYGTVAGVIVFLVWLWISNIAILLGLEFDAELARQRAEAGGLPEGEEPYVRPRDTRAWSEEDKRRAQE; translated from the coding sequence ATGGCAGCGAGAGCGAATTCCCACGACGGCCGCGCCCAGGCTCCGGCGTCCGGCCGGGAGCAGACGGCGGGTCCGGACGACCGGGTGGAACGCAACCAGCCGGACGAACCGGCGCAGTTGCCGAAGCGGTCCTGGTGGGCCGTGCTGAAGGGCACCGTGCGGGAGTTCCAGGACGACGAACTCACGGACCGGGCCGCGGCGCTCACGTACTACGGCGTCCTGTCGCTGTTCCCGGCCCTGCTGGTCCTCGTGTCGCTCCTGGGAGTGGCGGGGAAGTCGGCGACCGACGAGGTGCTGGACAACCTCCGCAAGGTGACGCCGGGTTCCGCCCGGGACGTCATCAGCGACGCCGTGCAGCAGTTGGAGGGCCGGGGCGGCGTCGGCTCCGTCATGGCGGTCGTCGGACTCGTGCTCGCGGTGTGGTCGGCCTCCGGCTACACCGCCGCGTTCATCCGCAGCGCCAACGCGGTGTACGACATGCCCGAAGGGCGGCCGGTGTGGAAGGTGCTGCCGATCCGGGTGGGCGTGACGGTGGTGCTGCTGGTGCTCGCCGTGGTCAGCGCGCTGATCGTGGTGTTCACGGGCGGCCTGGCCCGTCAGGCGGGCGCAGCGCTCGGCGTCGGCGACACGGCGCTGACGGTGTGGTCCATCGCCAAGTGGCCGGTCCTGGTCGTCCTGGTCACCGTCATGGTGGGGATCCTGTACTGGGCGGCGCCGAACGTACGCGGCCGGGGCTTCCGGTGGATCACCCCCGGCAGCGTCGTGGCCCTGCTCATCTGGCTGGTCGCGTCCGCCGGGTTCGCGTTCTACGTGGCCAACTTCGCCTCGTACAACAAGACTTACGGCACGGTCGCCGGTGTGATCGTGTTCCTGGTGTGGCTGTGGATCAGCAACATCGCGATCCTGCTGGGCCTGGAGTTCGACGCCGAACTCGCCCGTCAGCGTGCCGAGGCGGGCGGTCTGCCGGAGGGCGAGGAACCCTACGTCCGGCCACGGGACACCCGCGCGTGGAGCGAGGAGGACAAGCGCCGGGCGCAGGAGTGA
- a CDS encoding MFS transporter — MSSAPQPTSAPRTTDRQDGGGHAMALLVIASCQLMVVLDITIVNIALPDIQRSLDFSTTSLAWVVNAYTLTFGGLLLLGGRTGDILGRRRMFVCGVLLFVLASLLGGLAQNEAQLLSARALQGVGGAIASPTALSLVSTTFREGPERNRAFGVFAAVSAGGGAIGLLAGGILVEYLNWRWVLFVNVPIGLLIALATPRWIKESERHPGHFDVAGALTSTVGMVLLVYGFIRAAQEGWRDPFTLASFAAAVVVLALFILVERRSRQPITPLHMFADRNRAGTYGIMLCLAAAIFGMFFFLTLFVQNVLGFSPLAAGFAFLPVSAVIAVGAGLASRFLPKFGPKPFMVAGAVLAAAGLSWLTLTDVHSTYAGSVLGPMLVFSLGMGMEFVSLTLMALSNVSPRETGAASGLLNATQQVGGSLGLSILVTMYGTASRNEADKQIPDFLAQATPAERLRFRRTGVVPSPWSDEILTAGVTAAFVMAAIFTLLAALVAVVVIQVRPSDLERLKGGATPGGV; from the coding sequence ATGAGCAGCGCTCCGCAGCCCACCTCCGCGCCCCGCACCACCGACCGACAGGACGGTGGGGGACACGCGATGGCGCTGCTGGTCATCGCCTCGTGCCAGCTGATGGTGGTCCTGGACATCACCATCGTGAACATCGCCCTGCCGGACATCCAGCGCTCCCTGGACTTCTCCACCACGAGCCTGGCCTGGGTGGTCAACGCCTACACGCTCACCTTCGGCGGGCTGCTGCTCCTCGGCGGCCGCACCGGCGACATCCTCGGCCGACGGCGCATGTTCGTCTGCGGAGTGCTGCTCTTCGTGCTCGCCTCCCTGCTCGGCGGACTCGCCCAGAACGAGGCCCAACTCCTGTCCGCGCGCGCCTTGCAGGGCGTCGGCGGCGCCATCGCGTCCCCGACCGCGCTCTCCCTGGTCAGCACCACCTTCCGTGAAGGCCCCGAACGCAACCGGGCCTTCGGCGTGTTCGCCGCGGTCTCGGCGGGCGGCGGTGCGATCGGCCTGCTCGCGGGCGGCATCCTCGTCGAGTACCTGAACTGGCGCTGGGTGCTGTTCGTCAACGTCCCCATCGGGCTGCTGATCGCGCTGGCCACACCGCGCTGGATCAAGGAGTCCGAACGCCACCCCGGCCACTTCGACGTCGCCGGCGCGCTCACCTCCACCGTGGGCATGGTGCTGCTGGTGTACGGGTTCATCAGAGCGGCGCAGGAGGGCTGGCGCGACCCCTTCACGCTCGCCTCGTTCGCCGCGGCCGTCGTCGTCCTCGCCCTGTTCATCCTGGTCGAACGGCGTTCACGGCAGCCGATCACACCACTGCACATGTTCGCCGACCGCAACCGGGCGGGCACGTACGGCATCATGCTGTGCCTCGCCGCCGCGATCTTCGGCATGTTCTTCTTCCTCACGCTCTTCGTGCAGAACGTGCTCGGCTTCAGCCCGCTCGCGGCCGGGTTCGCCTTCCTGCCGGTCAGCGCCGTGATCGCGGTGGGCGCCGGGCTGGCCTCACGGTTCCTGCCGAAGTTCGGCCCCAAGCCCTTCATGGTGGCCGGCGCGGTGCTGGCGGCCGCGGGCCTGTCCTGGCTGACCCTGACGGACGTGCACTCCACGTACGCGGGCAGCGTCCTCGGGCCGATGCTCGTCTTCAGCCTCGGCATGGGCATGGAGTTCGTCTCCCTCACGCTGATGGCGCTGTCCAACGTCTCCCCGCGGGAGACCGGCGCGGCCTCCGGGCTGCTCAACGCCACCCAGCAGGTGGGCGGTTCGCTCGGCCTGTCCATTCTCGTCACCATGTACGGCACGGCCAGCCGCAACGAGGCCGACAAACAGATCCCCGACTTCCTGGCGCAGGCGACCCCGGCCGAGCGGCTGCGCTTCCGGCGCACCGGCGTGGTCCCCTCGCCCTGGTCCGACGAGATCCTCACGGCGGGCGTCACCGCGGCCTTCGTGATGGCGGCCATCTTCACGCTGCTGGCCGCGCTCGTCGCGGTCGTGGTGATCCAGGTCCGCCCCTCGGACCTGGAGCGCCTGAAGGGCGGCGCGACCCCCGGCGGCGTCTGA
- a CDS encoding AraC family transcriptional regulator: protein MLHESVFRTTDLPESARFEAWTERMGRTHAPMHLDSERTADYRGRQRVIGLGDVTLWPATFDQLVFRRTPKLIRRSDPETYHLSLLLKGEGAADWGRQRSAYRVHDFHTNSSSRPGEIFTGADPVTIVGVEVPRALVAVPDRHADRVLGSLISGREGVGALLAQFLLQLVSDTSVYEPADAPRLGTVVTDLVTTAFAHAADADLRLPPETHSRTLVLRVKTFIRRHLDDPGLTPATIAAAHHISRSYLYRLFQAEGLTVASYIRDQRLDNARRELLDPRLRALPVHAVAARWGFPRAAEFTRAFRTAYGLPPSELRERALTVPHAAHPHGDVVDTVPSVRGRSANDTPGVSPASW, encoded by the coding sequence GTGCTGCACGAGTCGGTCTTCCGCACCACGGACCTGCCGGAGAGCGCCCGGTTCGAGGCGTGGACGGAGCGCATGGGCCGAACCCATGCCCCCATGCACCTCGACAGCGAACGCACGGCGGACTACCGGGGCCGGCAACGCGTGATCGGACTCGGCGACGTGACGCTGTGGCCCGCCACCTTCGACCAACTCGTCTTCCGCCGCACGCCCAAGCTCATCCGCCGCTCGGACCCCGAGACCTACCACCTGTCCCTCCTGCTGAAGGGCGAAGGGGCCGCCGACTGGGGCCGGCAGCGCAGCGCCTACCGCGTCCACGACTTCCACACCAACTCCTCGTCCCGGCCCGGCGAGATATTCACCGGCGCCGACCCCGTCACCATCGTGGGCGTCGAGGTGCCGCGCGCCCTCGTGGCCGTGCCCGACCGCCACGCGGACCGTGTACTCGGCAGCCTCATCTCGGGACGGGAGGGAGTCGGCGCCCTGCTGGCGCAGTTCCTGCTCCAACTCGTCTCGGACACCTCCGTCTACGAGCCCGCCGACGCGCCCCGGCTGGGCACCGTCGTCACGGACCTCGTCACCACCGCGTTCGCGCACGCCGCCGACGCCGACCTGCGCCTGCCGCCGGAGACGCACAGTCGCACCCTCGTCCTGCGCGTCAAGACGTTCATCCGACGGCACCTCGACGACCCCGGCCTGACGCCCGCCACGATCGCCGCGGCGCACCACATCTCCCGCAGCTACCTCTACCGCCTGTTCCAGGCCGAGGGCCTCACCGTCGCCTCCTACATCCGCGACCAGCGACTGGACAACGCCCGCCGGGAACTCCTCGACCCGCGGCTGCGCGCCCTGCCCGTCCACGCGGTGGCCGCCCGCTGGGGATTCCCGCGCGCCGCCGAGTTCACCCGGGCCTTCCGGACCGCCTACGGACTGCCCCCCAGCGAACTGCGCGAACGGGCCCTCACCGTCCCGCACGCCGCCCACCCGCACGGCGACGTGGTGGACACCGTGCCAAGCGTTCGTGGACGCTCCGCCAACGACACCCCGGGCGTCTCTCCCGCATCATGGTGA
- a CDS encoding alpha/beta fold hydrolase — translation MPAPTRLLAAAVTAAACLGVTAVPAHASPSSDAVVSRGVTIPAFYDPPAALPAADGALVRFEPLPLALSLPGVEGPLPGTATRLMYKSTDSAGRPMAVTGAYIEPSARWTGRGPRPLVAVAPGTMGQGDQCAASLGLERPLVVNGQTLSVGYEDLAIYRLLARGVAVVVTDYTGLGSTDRLHTYVNRVDEAHAVLDAVRAARSLDGTSLTAGSRVALFGYSQGGGATAAAAELQPSYAPDVVLAGTYAGAPPADLAAVTKAIDGSDLAGALGWSVNGFLESDPALRPIAEAHLNAAGRAALKDLSTMCVGDALLAYNSARSTAWTTDGRSISDVVASEPALKAFLADQRIGTREPASPVRVATGTADDLVPHAQARALAVAWCAKGADVTYKPVILPGVGRALINHFTPLLVDQGAAISWLADRLDGRPASSNCSTLALRP, via the coding sequence ATGCCCGCCCCCACCCGCCTGCTGGCCGCAGCCGTCACCGCTGCCGCCTGCCTCGGCGTCACCGCCGTGCCCGCCCACGCGTCGCCGTCCTCGGACGCAGTGGTCTCGCGCGGCGTCACCATCCCCGCGTTCTACGACCCGCCCGCCGCACTGCCCGCGGCCGACGGCGCCCTCGTGCGCTTCGAACCGCTCCCTCTCGCGCTGAGCCTGCCGGGCGTCGAAGGACCGCTGCCCGGCACCGCGACCCGCCTGATGTACAAGTCCACCGACTCCGCCGGCCGGCCCATGGCCGTGACCGGCGCCTACATCGAACCCTCGGCCCGCTGGACGGGCCGCGGCCCGCGACCGCTGGTGGCCGTGGCCCCCGGCACGATGGGCCAGGGCGACCAGTGCGCCGCCTCCCTCGGTCTCGAACGGCCGCTCGTCGTCAACGGGCAGACCCTGTCCGTCGGTTACGAGGACCTGGCGATCTACCGCCTCCTCGCCCGGGGCGTCGCCGTCGTGGTCACCGACTACACGGGCCTCGGCTCGACCGACCGGCTGCACACCTACGTCAACCGGGTCGACGAGGCCCATGCCGTCCTGGACGCCGTCCGCGCGGCCCGTTCCCTCGACGGCACCTCGCTCACCGCCGGCTCGCGGGTGGCGCTGTTCGGCTACAGCCAGGGCGGCGGGGCCACCGCGGCCGCCGCCGAGCTGCAACCGTCCTACGCTCCCGACGTGGTGCTCGCCGGCACCTACGCCGGAGCGCCGCCCGCCGACCTGGCCGCCGTCACCAAGGCCATCGACGGCAGCGACCTGGCCGGCGCGCTGGGCTGGTCGGTGAACGGCTTCCTGGAGTCCGACCCCGCGCTCCGCCCCATCGCCGAGGCCCACCTCAACGCGGCCGGCCGGGCCGCGCTCAAGGACCTGTCGACGATGTGCGTGGGCGACGCCCTGCTCGCCTACAACTCGGCCCGCAGCACGGCCTGGACCACGGACGGCCGGTCCATCAGCGACGTCGTGGCCTCGGAGCCGGCACTCAAGGCGTTCCTGGCCGACCAGCGGATCGGGACCCGCGAGCCGGCCTCGCCGGTGCGCGTCGCGACCGGCACCGCAGACGACCTGGTGCCGCACGCACAGGCACGGGCCCTGGCCGTCGCCTGGTGCGCCAAGGGCGCCGACGTCACGTACAAGCCGGTGATCCTGCCCGGCGTGGGCCGGGCGCTGATCAACCACTTCACGCCGCTGCTCGTGGACCAGGGCGCGGCGATCTCCTGGCTGGCCGACCGGCTCGACGGCAGACCCGCCTCGTCCAACTGCTCGACGCTCGCGCTGCGGCCCTGA
- a CDS encoding molybdenum cofactor biosysynthesis protein has product MTGIEIVELLVSASHRLAGRPADGPADGPRDESVTAVQVRRGLGLVGDRYYARPAHKDASVTFMAAEHLPRHIDPAVGLRHTRRNVLLRGVDIDAFVGSTIVLDGPSGPVAFAVNRPARPCAWMDVTVGPGAQRALRGKGGVRCTPLSDGVLVLGPTRFSVLDASPPQD; this is encoded by the coding sequence ATGACCGGGATCGAGATCGTGGAGCTGCTGGTCTCGGCGTCGCACCGGCTCGCGGGACGACCCGCGGACGGTCCGGCCGACGGTCCGCGGGACGAGTCGGTGACGGCCGTCCAGGTGCGCCGGGGCCTCGGACTGGTCGGCGACCGGTACTACGCCCGCCCGGCGCACAAGGACGCCTCGGTGACCTTCATGGCCGCGGAGCATCTGCCCCGGCACATCGATCCGGCCGTCGGTCTGCGGCACACCCGCCGCAACGTCCTGCTGCGCGGCGTGGACATCGACGCCTTCGTCGGCTCGACGATCGTGCTCGACGGCCCGTCGGGCCCGGTCGCCTTCGCCGTGAACCGCCCGGCGCGCCCCTGCGCCTGGATGGACGTCACCGTGGGACCCGGTGCGCAGCGAGCCCTGCGCGGAAAGGGGGGCGTGCGCTGCACGCCGCTGTCCGACGGGGTGCTCGTCCTGGGCCCGACGCGGTTCAGCGTGCTCGACGCGTCTCCGCCTCAGGACTGA
- a CDS encoding ATP-binding protein, translating into MAPVPPDQGFSSTEGAPAETTVALDGKDGCIARARQLTGEFLTRVQRREGLAVSARAMDLSQLVVSELVTNALRYAPGPVLLQLRIAGAAVEIVVWDSDPALPTPHAPDPTRVGQHGLEIVRAVAEAFAVTREPIGKRVVARLGLADQR; encoded by the coding sequence ATGGCACCTGTCCCGCCCGACCAGGGATTTTCCTCGACCGAGGGGGCCCCCGCCGAGACCACGGTGGCCCTGGACGGCAAAGACGGCTGCATCGCCAGGGCGCGGCAGCTGACGGGTGAGTTCCTCACCCGTGTCCAGCGCCGGGAAGGCCTGGCCGTGTCCGCCCGGGCCATGGACCTCTCCCAGCTCGTGGTCAGCGAGCTGGTGACCAACGCCCTCAGATACGCGCCGGGCCCGGTCCTGCTGCAGTTGCGCATCGCCGGCGCCGCCGTGGAGATCGTCGTCTGGGACAGCGACCCCGCGCTGCCGACCCCGCACGCGCCCGACCCGACGCGGGTCGGCCAGCACGGCCTGGAGATCGTCCGGGCCGTGGCCGAGGCCTTCGCCGTGACGAGGGAGCCGATCGGCAAGCGCGTCGTCGCCCGCCTGGGCCTGGCCGATCAGCGCTGA